In bacterium YEK0313, one genomic interval encodes:
- a CDS encoding DNA polymerase III subunit chi — protein MTDVLFYHLQNQPLERVLPALLEKSLERGWKVVVEASSPERVEALDSLLWTYSDESFLAHGTDREADAALQPILITTRRDRPNGASIRFLVDGAALPEDGASYERLVLMFDGNDPDAVDHARQQWREAKAGGHACTYWQQNAAGRWEKKA, from the coding sequence GTGACCGACGTCCTCTTCTATCACCTGCAGAACCAGCCGCTCGAGCGGGTCCTGCCGGCCCTGCTCGAGAAATCGCTCGAGCGCGGCTGGAAGGTGGTCGTCGAGGCGTCCTCGCCCGAGCGCGTCGAGGCGCTCGACAGCCTGCTCTGGACCTATTCCGACGAGAGCTTCCTGGCCCACGGCACCGACCGCGAGGCCGATGCTGCGCTGCAACCGATCCTGATCACCACGCGGCGGGATCGCCCGAACGGGGCCAGCATCCGCTTCCTGGTCGACGGCGCCGCCCTGCCGGAGGACGGCGCGAGCTACGAGCGCCTGGTCCTGATGTTCGACGGCAATGATCCCGATGCCGTCGACCACGCCCGCCAGCAATGGCGCGAGGCGAAGGCGGGCGGCCATGCCTGCACCTACTGGCAGCAGAATGCGGCGGGCCGCTGGGAGAAGAAGGCGTGA
- a CDS encoding putative transporter codes for MTGLASLTPPGFVDEKARSEFVRLAAIIFLTAMTNQQAVILAVVWQEAGFSHADIGVLLGVYGVPLVLASLFSGAVANRFGLLNTVRLGAILTTFGLLSLYATHASFAGSFASRILQGAGFALFHAPVMTYGTTRLTQDRFIQLFGLLSAMAPLPYAFGPVVAEYLFHTFGPHAFFLAGSVPGLVALPLLWTLRPIEKAAPEVGGMRSLFASGRIVLPMIAACVFGAMFGFVSAFMAPVMLERGLSIGGFFTSFTLSIFVVRLGLLGPLETIDRRLVVAGGGIVLGLGLTLAALATNLPMAIAAGAVFGLGHSIGFPVLSAWICDGVPPEARATPLALFNATFFAAIYLVALPASLAIARFGYPPVMIATASTGLVLAVFLVVAWDRRMR; via the coding sequence GTGACCGGTCTTGCGTCGCTGACGCCACCGGGATTCGTCGATGAGAAGGCCCGCTCCGAATTCGTCCGGCTCGCGGCGATCATCTTCCTCACCGCCATGACCAATCAGCAGGCGGTGATCCTGGCGGTGGTCTGGCAGGAGGCCGGCTTCAGTCACGCCGATATCGGCGTTCTGCTTGGGGTCTACGGAGTGCCGCTGGTGCTGGCGAGCCTGTTCTCCGGCGCGGTCGCCAACCGTTTCGGCCTGCTCAACACGGTCAGGCTGGGCGCGATCCTGACCACGTTCGGCCTGCTCAGCCTTTACGCGACCCATGCATCCTTCGCCGGCTCATTTGCCTCGCGCATCCTTCAAGGGGCCGGTTTCGCGCTGTTTCATGCCCCGGTCATGACCTACGGCACGACCCGGCTGACCCAGGACCGTTTCATCCAGCTTTTCGGCCTGCTGTCGGCCATGGCGCCCTTGCCCTATGCCTTCGGGCCGGTGGTCGCGGAATATCTGTTCCACACCTTCGGCCCGCATGCCTTCTTTCTGGCCGGCTCGGTTCCGGGACTCGTCGCCTTGCCGCTGCTCTGGACGCTGCGCCCGATCGAAAAGGCCGCGCCAGAGGTCGGCGGCATGCGCTCGCTCTTCGCTTCCGGCCGGATCGTCCTGCCGATGATCGCGGCCTGCGTGTTCGGCGCCATGTTCGGTTTCGTCAGCGCCTTCATGGCGCCGGTCATGCTCGAGCGGGGCCTGTCGATCGGCGGCTTCTTCACGAGCTTCACGCTGTCGATCTTCGTCGTCCGCCTCGGCCTGCTCGGACCGCTCGAAACCATCGATCGCCGGCTGGTGGTGGCGGGTGGCGGCATCGTGCTTGGCCTCGGCCTGACGCTGGCGGCGCTTGCCACCAACCTGCCGATGGCGATCGCCGCCGGCGCGGTGTTCGGCCTCGGCCATTCCATCGGCTTTCCGGTGCTCTCGGCCTGGATCTGCGACGGCGTGCCGCCGGAGGCGCGGGCGACACCGCTCGCTCTGTTCAACGCCACCTTTTTCGCCGCGATCTATCTCGTGGCCCTGCCGGCGAGCCTGGCCATTGCCCGGTTCGGCTATCCGCCGGTGATGATCGCGACGGCCAGCACCGGCCTCGTCCTGGCGGTTTTCTTGGTCGTGGCCTGGGACCGCCGGATGCGCTAG
- a CDS encoding HTH domain protein — translation MRPADRLFQIIQILRRSRQPMTAEAIAAEIETSKRTVYRDIATLIGQRVPIRGEAGLGYVLEGGFDLPPLMLSPLEVEAAALGAQWVSQRGDPELARAAEDLIAKIAAIVPEPLRAYALDPVGRTPPAWAAVPDAIDMTEVRAAIHAGRKISLSYGDEHGRVSERIVWPVAIGYFDTARHLVAWCETRRDFRNFRTDRVRAAVFLEERYPERPARLRARWVRTLGA, via the coding sequence ATGAGACCTGCCGATCGGCTTTTCCAGATCATCCAGATCCTGCGGCGCAGCCGCCAGCCGATGACCGCCGAAGCCATCGCGGCGGAGATCGAGACCTCCAAGCGGACGGTCTACCGGGATATCGCAACCCTCATCGGCCAGCGCGTGCCGATCCGCGGCGAGGCGGGCCTCGGCTATGTCCTCGAGGGCGGCTTCGACCTGCCGCCGCTCATGCTGTCCCCGCTGGAGGTCGAGGCCGCCGCGCTCGGCGCGCAATGGGTCAGCCAGCGCGGCGATCCGGAACTGGCCCGGGCGGCGGAGGATCTGATCGCCAAGATTGCGGCCATTGTCCCGGAACCGCTGCGCGCCTACGCGCTGGATCCGGTCGGCCGGACACCGCCGGCCTGGGCCGCCGTGCCCGATGCGATCGACATGACGGAGGTTCGTGCCGCCATCCATGCCGGACGCAAGATCAGCCTTTCCTATGGCGACGAGCACGGCCGGGTCAGCGAGCGCATCGTCTGGCCGGTGGCGATCGGCTATTTCGACACGGCGAGACATCTCGTCGCCTGGTGCGAGACGCGCCGGGACTTCCGCAATTTCCGCACCGACCGGGTGCGCGCGGCCGTCTTCCTCGAGGAGCGTTATCCCGAGCGCCCGGCACGGTTGCGGGCGCGCTGGGTCAGGACATTGGGGGCGTGA
- the yheS_1 gene encoding putative ABC transporter ATP-binding protein YheS, giving the protein MLSINDLTVRVAGRVLIDKASVAVPSNARVGFLGRNGTGKTTLFKVITGDYAADEGTITLPSRARIGGVAQEAPGGPQSLIDFVLAADKERSRLMAEAETAVDPNRIAEIQTRLVDIDAHSAPARAAVILAGLGFDAEAQRRPCSDFSGGWRMRVALAAVLFAEPDLLLLDEPTNYLDLEGTLWLQDYLAAYPHSVLLISHDRDLLDASVEHILHLDNQKLTLWRGSYTTFARSRAIEIAVRERQVKKQEERRASLQAFVDRFRAKATKARQAQSRLKMLERMETVSAIVETEVAPFVIPPPERKASPPIITLEGASVGYGDDRPILRKLDLRIDDDDRIGLLGANGNGKSTFLKLISDRLRPMAGRLVRADKLKIAYFAQHQLDELRPEESVYQHLRRLMPADGEAKVRAACARAGFSGERSNTKVAALSGGEKARLLFALAVFEGPHLLILDEPTNHLDIDSRAALVEALNDYPGAVIIVSHDRYLLEATVDRLWLVSGGTVGPFDGDLDDYRKLVLSGPVQQDKPGKGTGRSAEQAAGGADAPEARAPSRQEIKAIAKKVAEIEMAMQRLRDDIAKIDRILAQPGYFQAQPANAAEAARVRAQRAQQLAEAEDAWLAASAELEAAG; this is encoded by the coding sequence ATGTTATCGATCAACGACCTGACCGTTCGCGTCGCCGGCCGCGTGCTCATCGACAAGGCCTCCGTGGCCGTGCCGAGCAATGCGCGCGTCGGCTTCCTCGGCCGGAACGGTACCGGCAAGACCACGCTGTTCAAGGTGATCACCGGCGACTACGCCGCAGACGAGGGCACCATCACCCTGCCCTCGCGGGCGCGCATCGGCGGGGTCGCGCAGGAAGCGCCAGGCGGGCCGCAGTCGCTCATCGACTTCGTGCTGGCCGCGGACAAGGAACGCTCCCGCCTCATGGCGGAGGCGGAGACGGCGGTCGACCCGAACCGCATTGCCGAGATCCAGACGCGCCTCGTCGACATCGACGCCCATTCGGCGCCGGCGCGCGCAGCGGTGATCCTGGCCGGCCTCGGCTTCGACGCCGAGGCGCAGCGCCGCCCATGCTCCGACTTCTCGGGCGGCTGGCGCATGCGCGTCGCGCTCGCGGCCGTGCTGTTCGCCGAGCCGGACCTCCTCCTGCTGGACGAACCGACCAACTATCTCGATCTCGAAGGCACGCTCTGGCTGCAGGACTATCTCGCCGCCTATCCGCACAGCGTGCTGCTAATCAGCCACGACCGCGACCTGCTGGACGCCTCCGTCGAGCACATCCTGCATCTCGACAACCAGAAGCTGACGCTCTGGCGCGGCTCGTACACGACCTTCGCCCGCTCGCGCGCGATCGAGATCGCCGTGCGCGAACGGCAGGTCAAGAAGCAGGAGGAGCGGCGGGCGAGCCTGCAGGCCTTCGTCGACCGCTTCCGCGCCAAGGCGACCAAGGCGCGGCAGGCCCAGTCGCGCCTGAAGATGCTGGAAAGGATGGAGACGGTCAGCGCGATCGTCGAAACCGAGGTCGCGCCTTTTGTCATTCCGCCGCCCGAGCGCAAGGCCTCGCCGCCGATCATCACGCTGGAGGGCGCCTCTGTCGGCTATGGCGACGACCGGCCGATCCTCCGCAAGCTCGACCTGCGCATCGACGATGACGACCGCATCGGCCTGCTCGGCGCCAACGGCAACGGCAAATCGACCTTCCTCAAGCTGATTTCCGACCGGCTGAGGCCGATGGCCGGACGCCTGGTCCGGGCCGACAAGCTGAAGATCGCCTATTTCGCGCAGCACCAACTGGACGAGCTGCGCCCGGAAGAGAGTGTCTATCAGCACCTCAGACGGCTGATGCCGGCCGATGGCGAAGCCAAGGTGCGCGCGGCCTGCGCCCGCGCCGGCTTTTCCGGCGAGCGATCCAACACCAAGGTCGCCGCCCTCTCCGGCGGCGAGAAGGCCCGGCTCCTGTTCGCGCTCGCCGTGTTCGAGGGTCCTCATCTCCTGATCCTGGACGAACCGACCAACCATCTCGACATCGACAGCCGCGCCGCTCTGGTCGAGGCGCTGAACGACTATCCCGGCGCCGTCATCATCGTCTCGCACGACCGCTACCTCCTGGAGGCGACCGTCGACAGGCTGTGGCTGGTCTCGGGTGGCACGGTCGGCCCGTTCGACGGCGATCTCGACGACTATCGCAAGCTGGTGCTGAGCGGCCCCGTCCAGCAGGACAAGCCGGGCAAGGGCACGGGCAGATCCGCCGAACAGGCGGCCGGCGGAGCGGACGCCCCCGAGGCGCGGGCGCCGAGCCGGCAGGAGATCAAGGCCATCGCCAAGAAAGTCGCCGAGATCGAGATGGCCATGCAGCGCCTGCGCGACGACATCGCGAAGATCGACCGGATCCTGGCCCAGCCCGGCTATTTCCAGGCGCAGCCGGCCAATGCCGCGGAGGCCGCTCGGGTGCGCGCCCAGAGGGCGCAGCAACTGGCCGAAGCCGAGGACGCCTGGCTTGCGGCGAGCGCGGAACTGGAGGCGGCGGGCTGA
- the aqpZ gene encoding Aquaporin Z, giving the protein MNGSMKKYLAEFIGSAALVIIGCGAITLGGLGGALGSAQPLSPLAILPIGLAFGVAVTAMAYGIGPVSGCHINPAVTVGAWVAGRMPTSEVPGYIIAQFLGAIVGAAILYVTLSGKTGGYDVATAGLGQTGWSGYSATSAIIAEFVATFLFVVVILGATSKAGSTPVAGLAIGLTLAVLHLAFVPVSGNSLNPSRSFGPALFVGGTALAQVWMFLIVPTIAGAVAGAFFKSKALEA; this is encoded by the coding sequence ATGAACGGTTCCATGAAGAAGTATCTTGCCGAATTCATCGGCTCGGCAGCCTTGGTGATCATCGGTTGCGGCGCAATCACCCTGGGCGGCCTTGGCGGGGCATTGGGCAGCGCGCAGCCGCTGTCGCCGCTTGCGATCCTGCCGATCGGCTTGGCTTTCGGCGTGGCGGTCACCGCCATGGCCTATGGCATCGGTCCGGTTTCGGGCTGCCACATCAATCCGGCGGTCACCGTCGGCGCGTGGGTCGCCGGCCGCATGCCGACCTCGGAGGTGCCCGGCTACATCATTGCGCAGTTCCTTGGCGCCATCGTCGGCGCGGCGATCCTCTACGTTACGCTGTCCGGCAAGACCGGCGGCTACGACGTCGCGACAGCCGGCCTCGGCCAGACCGGCTGGTCGGGCTATTCGGCGACCTCGGCGATCATCGCGGAGTTCGTCGCAACCTTCCTGTTCGTCGTCGTCATCCTTGGCGCCACCTCGAAAGCCGGCTCGACGCCGGTGGCAGGCCTGGCCATTGGCCTGACCCTGGCTGTTCTCCACCTCGCCTTCGTGCCGGTTTCGGGCAATTCGCTCAATCCGTCGCGCTCCTTCGGCCCGGCCCTGTTCGTCGGCGGCACCGCGCTCGCCCAGGTCTGGATGTTCCTGATCGTGCCGACCATCGCGGGCGCGGTCGCCGGAGCCTTCTTCAAGTCGAAGGCGCTCGAAGCCTGA
- the ndk gene encoding Nucleoside diphosphate kinase, giving the protein MAIERTFSILKPDATQRNLTGAVNAVIEAAGLRIVAQKRIQMSVKEAQRFYAVHKERPFFGELVEFMTSGPVVVQVLEGENAIAKYREVMGATNPAQAADGTIRKQFARSVGENTVHGSDSPENAKIEIAQFFSENEILPG; this is encoded by the coding sequence ATGGCCATCGAGCGCACTTTTTCGATTCTGAAGCCGGATGCGACGCAGCGCAATCTGACCGGCGCGGTCAATGCGGTGATCGAGGCCGCGGGCCTGCGCATCGTCGCCCAGAAGCGCATCCAGATGTCGGTCAAGGAAGCCCAGCGCTTCTACGCCGTGCACAAGGAGCGGCCGTTCTTCGGCGAGCTCGTCGAATTCATGACCTCCGGCCCGGTGGTCGTGCAGGTGCTCGAGGGCGAGAACGCCATCGCCAAGTACCGCGAAGTGATGGGCGCCACCAATCCGGCCCAGGCCGCCGATGGCACGATCCGCAAGCAGTTCGCCCGCTCGGTCGGCGAGAACACCGTGCACGGCTCGGACTCGCCCGAAAACGCCAAGATCGAGATCGCGCAGTTCTTCTCCGAGAACGAGATCCTGCCGGGCTGA
- the dmsA_3 gene encoding Dimethyl sulfoxide reductase DmsA precursor, with amino-acid sequence MNAPLTVERRQSTCPHDCPSACSLDVEVIEGKTIGRVHGDARQSYTAGVVCAKVARYAERTHHPDRLLHPLIRKGPKGSGEFQRISWDEALDITAARLLEAEARYGSETVWPYYYAGTMGLVMRDGINRLRHVKKYSGFFSTICTNMAWSGFIAGTGRLAGVDPREMALADVVVIWGTNAVATQVNVMTHAMKARKDRGAKVVVIDVYRTDTMKQADLGLVVKPGTDGALACAVMHVLFRDGYADRDYLARYTDVPAELEQHLTSRGPAWAAAITGLSVEEIEAFARLVGQHKKTFFRLGYGFGRQRNGAVNMHAASCIAAVTGAWQVEGGGAFHNNGAIYHWRKSLIEGLDARDPAIRVLDQSRIGPILTGERAALARPDGSDGPPVTALFIQNTNPVNVAPDQTKVVAGFRRDDLFVAVHEQFMTDTAKMADIVLPATMFMEHDDLYQGGGHQHIMLGLKLIEPPDECRSNHDVISALASRLGAEHQGFAMSPREIIDWTLQHSGWGTLAELETTNFRDVQPKFEEAHYLRGFAYRDGKFRFKPDWPEVPYANIGPLGPWQEMPGLPDHWPVTEEPDAEHPFKLATSPARSYLNSSFTETPSSRKREGRPEVMINPADADRLGIATGMRVKLGNRRGEVILHAKVTEQTRPGTLIAEGIWANSAHEDGRGINMLTGADAVAPFGGAAFHDNHAWVRPLD; translated from the coding sequence ATGAATGCCCCGCTCACGGTCGAGCGCCGTCAGTCGACGTGTCCGCACGATTGCCCCTCGGCCTGTTCGCTCGACGTTGAGGTGATCGAGGGCAAGACGATCGGCCGTGTCCATGGCGACGCCCGCCAGAGCTACACGGCCGGCGTCGTCTGCGCCAAGGTCGCCCGCTATGCGGAGCGCACGCATCACCCGGACCGGCTGCTGCATCCGCTGATCCGCAAGGGGCCAAAGGGATCGGGCGAATTCCAGCGGATCTCCTGGGACGAGGCGCTCGACATCACGGCGGCCCGGCTGCTCGAGGCCGAAGCCCGCTACGGCTCCGAGACGGTATGGCCCTATTATTATGCCGGCACGATGGGCCTCGTCATGCGCGACGGCATCAATCGCCTGCGTCATGTGAAGAAATATTCGGGTTTCTTCTCCACCATCTGCACCAACATGGCCTGGTCCGGCTTCATTGCCGGCACCGGCAGGCTCGCCGGCGTCGATCCGCGTGAAATGGCGCTCGCCGATGTCGTGGTGATCTGGGGCACCAATGCGGTCGCCACCCAGGTCAATGTCATGACCCACGCCATGAAGGCCCGCAAGGATCGCGGCGCCAAGGTGGTGGTGATCGACGTCTATCGCACCGACACGATGAAACAGGCCGATCTCGGCCTCGTCGTGAAGCCGGGCACGGACGGGGCGCTCGCCTGTGCGGTCATGCATGTCCTGTTCCGCGACGGCTATGCCGACCGGGACTATCTCGCGCGCTATACCGATGTGCCCGCCGAGCTCGAGCAGCATCTGACCTCGCGCGGTCCGGCCTGGGCCGCGGCGATCACGGGCCTCTCGGTCGAGGAGATCGAGGCCTTCGCCAGGCTGGTGGGCCAGCACAAGAAGACCTTCTTCCGGCTCGGCTATGGCTTCGGCCGGCAGCGCAACGGCGCAGTCAACATGCATGCCGCGTCCTGCATCGCCGCCGTCACCGGCGCCTGGCAGGTGGAGGGCGGCGGCGCCTTCCACAACAATGGCGCCATCTATCACTGGCGCAAATCGCTGATCGAAGGGCTCGATGCGCGTGATCCGGCGATCCGCGTCCTCGACCAGTCGCGGATCGGGCCGATCCTGACCGGCGAGCGGGCCGCGCTCGCCCGGCCCGACGGCAGCGACGGCCCGCCGGTCACCGCGCTGTTCATCCAGAACACCAATCCGGTCAATGTCGCGCCCGACCAGACCAAGGTGGTCGCCGGCTTCCGGCGCGACGACCTGTTCGTCGCGGTGCACGAGCAGTTCATGACCGATACGGCGAAGATGGCCGATATCGTGCTGCCCGCCACCATGTTCATGGAGCATGACGATCTCTACCAGGGCGGCGGCCACCAGCACATCATGCTCGGCCTGAAGCTGATCGAGCCGCCGGACGAGTGCCGCTCGAACCACGACGTGATCTCGGCGCTGGCGAGCCGGCTCGGCGCGGAGCACCAGGGCTTTGCCATGAGCCCGCGTGAGATCATCGACTGGACCCTGCAGCATTCCGGCTGGGGCACGCTGGCCGAGCTCGAAACCACCAATTTTCGCGACGTCCAGCCGAAATTCGAGGAAGCGCACTACCTCAGGGGCTTCGCCTACCGTGACGGCAAGTTCCGCTTCAAGCCGGACTGGCCCGAGGTGCCCTATGCCAATATCGGCCCGCTCGGCCCCTGGCAGGAGATGCCGGGCCTGCCGGACCATTGGCCGGTCACGGAGGAGCCCGATGCCGAGCACCCGTTCAAGCTCGCGACCTCGCCGGCGCGCAGCTACCTGAATTCAAGCTTCACCGAGACGCCGTCGTCGCGCAAACGCGAGGGACGGCCGGAGGTCATGATCAATCCGGCCGATGCGGACCGGCTCGGCATCGCCACCGGCATGCGCGTCAAGCTCGGCAACCGCCGAGGCGAGGTCATCCTGCACGCCAAGGTGACCGAGCAGACCCGGCCGGGCACGCTGATCGCCGAGGGGATCTGGGCCAATTCGGCCCACGAGGACGGCCGCGGCATCAACATGCTGACCGGAGCCGATGCGGTCGCGCCCTTCGGTGGCGCCGCCTTCCACGACAATCACGCCTGGGTCCGCCCGCTCGACTGA
- the rhaS_3 gene encoding HTH-type transcriptional activator RhaS, which produces MISWSTDELRPHERFDHWCEVRARNLFGVTISLASEERLSFRGRFAAIAAGGATLSEMRASAYRVARSEADIARTPSDALCLYEQVGGASWFDSRGGGEFVIPAGRLAISHTERPYRTEPTTARGFDLRILKIPLAGREDLAGPARGLHSTLIAHDPRLAAVLSAAFSHFRMAAAEGAGEGAGLAVDHLARLALMAHGRLGRGAPESRAALRYGFFGAAHAIMMRDLRRPDLSPQRIAGELGISLRQVHLLFEPTGLSFSRTVLGLRLAEARRMLTERPARPVTEIAFDCGFDSLSTFYRAFRQAHGMTATDMRVAAALSA; this is translated from the coding sequence ATGATTTCCTGGTCGACCGACGAGCTGCGTCCACACGAACGCTTCGATCACTGGTGCGAAGTGCGCGCGCGCAATCTTTTCGGCGTCACCATTTCGCTCGCCTCCGAGGAGCGGCTGAGCTTCCGTGGGCGCTTCGCGGCGATCGCGGCGGGCGGTGCGACGCTCAGCGAGATGCGCGCCTCGGCCTATCGCGTCGCGCGCAGCGAGGCCGACATCGCGCGCACGCCGAGCGATGCCCTGTGCCTGTACGAACAGGTGGGCGGGGCGAGTTGGTTCGACAGCCGCGGCGGCGGTGAATTCGTCATCCCGGCCGGCCGCCTGGCGATCAGCCATACCGAGCGTCCCTATCGCACCGAGCCGACCACGGCGCGCGGCTTCGATCTGCGCATCCTCAAGATACCGCTCGCCGGGCGCGAGGATCTGGCCGGGCCGGCCCGCGGCCTGCACTCGACGCTCATCGCGCACGACCCGCGCCTTGCCGCGGTGCTGTCGGCGGCCTTCAGTCATTTTCGCATGGCGGCCGCCGAAGGGGCGGGCGAGGGGGCCGGCTTGGCGGTGGATCACCTCGCCCGCCTTGCCCTCATGGCGCATGGCCGCCTTGGCCGTGGCGCGCCCGAAAGCCGGGCGGCGCTGCGCTATGGGTTTTTCGGCGCTGCCCACGCGATCATGATGCGCGATCTGCGCCGCCCGGATCTTTCGCCGCAGCGGATCGCCGGCGAACTCGGCATTTCGCTGCGCCAGGTGCACCTGCTGTTCGAGCCGACCGGCCTCAGCTTTTCGCGCACCGTGCTCGGCCTGCGCCTCGCCGAGGCGCGCCGCATGCTCACCGAGAGGCCGGCCCGCCCGGTCACCGAGATCGCCTTCGACTGCGGCTTCGATTCGCTTTCCACCTTCTATCGCGCCTTCCGCCAGGCGCACGGAATGACCGCGACGGACATGCGGGTCGCCGCGGCCTTGAGCGCGTGA
- the xylR gene encoding Xylose operon regulatory protein, whose product MISWSTDALRPHERFEHWREVRGRHLAGVTMDVERERQASFRGAFSSLAVGGALFSEIRSSAYDVTRTAADIGRVSSDSLRIAHLVAGPGWCETPAGRVYLGVGTIATSHTDLPFAIRQRPGVEMHVRLLRIPLEGKGRLARLVRDYHTTVLTPDGRFARLLRAAFMSLAEEAAALGTGEAEQSVAHLARLVLLSRGSVRAGEPESRAAVRDACLKAALRLIRNNLARQDLGVDTLARALGISVRQMHVVFEPTASTCQATITAMRIAEVRRQLLAAPGRSVTDIAFACGFDSLSTFYRAFRRVDDTTPGDYRQTALELAGG is encoded by the coding sequence ATGATCTCATGGTCGACAGACGCATTGCGCCCCCACGAACGCTTCGAGCATTGGCGCGAGGTGCGTGGCCGGCATTTGGCTGGCGTCACCATGGATGTCGAGCGCGAGCGGCAAGCCTCGTTTCGGGGCGCGTTCTCATCGCTCGCGGTCGGCGGGGCGCTTTTTTCCGAAATCCGATCGAGCGCCTATGACGTCACCCGCACGGCGGCGGATATCGGCCGCGTGTCGAGCGACAGCCTGCGGATCGCGCACCTGGTTGCCGGTCCCGGCTGGTGCGAAACGCCGGCCGGCCGCGTCTATCTCGGCGTCGGCACCATCGCGACCAGCCATACCGATCTGCCCTTCGCGATCCGGCAACGGCCCGGGGTCGAGATGCATGTCCGCCTGCTGCGCATTCCGCTCGAGGGCAAGGGCCGGCTTGCCCGGCTGGTCCGCGACTACCACACGACGGTGCTGACGCCCGACGGTCGATTTGCCCGGCTGTTGCGGGCCGCCTTCATGTCGCTGGCCGAGGAGGCAGCGGCGCTGGGAACCGGTGAGGCCGAGCAGTCGGTCGCGCATCTCGCGCGCCTCGTCCTGCTCTCGCGGGGATCGGTGCGCGCCGGCGAACCGGAGAGCCGTGCGGCGGTGCGCGATGCCTGCCTGAAAGCGGCGCTGAGGCTCATCCGCAACAATCTGGCGCGGCAGGATCTTGGCGTCGATACACTGGCCCGCGCTCTTGGCATTTCCGTCAGGCAGATGCACGTCGTGTTCGAACCGACTGCCAGCACCTGTCAGGCCACCATCACCGCGATGCGCATTGCCGAGGTCCGGCGCCAGCTTCTGGCCGCGCCCGGGCGATCGGTCACCGACATCGCCTTTGCCTGCGGTTTCGACTCGCTCTCCACGTTCTATCGGGCGTTCCGGCGGGTCGATGACACGACGCCCGGCGACTACCGGCAGACGGCGCTGGAATTGGCCGGCGGCTGA
- the purN gene encoding Phosphoribosylglycinamide formyltransferase has protein sequence MSRKRVAILISGRGSNMAALIEAAKAADYPAEIALVLSNVPDAGGLARASAEGIATATIDHRAFGRDREAFDRAMHAELVRHAIDIVCLAGFMRILTPWLVEQWPHRMINVHPALLPAYKGLDTHARALADGATVHGATVHFVVPELDSGPIILQEEVPVLADDTAETLASRVLAAEHRIYPAALRMIATDYKLA, from the coding sequence GTGAGCCGCAAGCGCGTCGCCATCCTGATCTCCGGCCGCGGCTCCAACATGGCCGCGCTGATCGAGGCGGCCAAGGCCGCCGACTATCCGGCCGAGATCGCGCTGGTCCTGTCCAATGTTCCCGATGCCGGCGGGCTGGCGCGCGCCAGCGCCGAGGGGATTGCGACCGCCACCATCGATCACCGGGCGTTCGGCCGCGACCGGGAGGCTTTCGACCGGGCCATGCACGCCGAGCTTGTCCGGCACGCCATCGATATCGTCTGCCTCGCCGGCTTCATGCGCATCCTGACCCCCTGGCTGGTCGAGCAATGGCCGCATCGGATGATCAACGTCCATCCCGCCCTGCTGCCAGCCTATAAGGGCCTCGATACCCATGCCCGGGCCCTTGCCGACGGCGCGACGGTGCATGGCGCAACCGTCCATTTCGTCGTTCCCGAGCTCGATTCCGGGCCGATCATCCTGCAGGAGGAGGTGCCCGTCCTCGCCGATGACACGGCAGAGACGCTGGCAAGCCGCGTGCTCGCGGCCGAGCACCGGATCTATCCCGCCGCGCTGCGGATGATCGCAACCGACTACAAGCTCGCCTGA